A region from the Actinoplanes sp. OR16 genome encodes:
- a CDS encoding ROK family transcriptional regulator — protein sequence MARGRAREAILDAIRAAEPLSRVEIAAATGLTEAAVSMTVRRLLDEGLVVETGRRPTAGKPRTLLRLDPSARIAVGVHLDAGSATFVLTGQTGGIISRLARPASTPATADELAAGVTVLLAGSGVDAARCLGIGLTGSFDGAGDLGARLSVATGLPVLAENDATAAAFGEYWVARLGPERSFAALHLGSRLGAGIVVGGRVLRGGEFGHFCVRVDGPPCSCGSRGCLEAVAGPRTVVEAATSDAVTAAEAGLGTGSRGVAAGFAAVARAARAGAPACLALLEESAAFVAAAAESVVNLLDLDLVVLTGPGFAAASFVYGPAIQRRIAPADAATWRRSVTVTVSSAASTASATGAAAMVLRS from the coding sequence ATGGCGCGTGGCCGGGCGAGGGAAGCGATCCTCGACGCCATCCGCGCGGCTGAGCCACTGAGCCGGGTCGAGATCGCGGCAGCGACCGGGCTCACCGAGGCCGCCGTATCGATGACCGTCCGCCGCCTCCTCGACGAGGGCCTGGTCGTCGAGACCGGCCGGCGGCCCACCGCCGGCAAGCCGCGCACGCTGCTGCGGCTCGACCCGTCGGCGCGCATCGCGGTCGGCGTGCACCTGGACGCGGGCAGCGCCACCTTCGTGCTCACCGGCCAGACTGGCGGCATCATCTCCCGGCTGGCCCGGCCCGCGAGCACCCCGGCGACCGCCGACGAGCTGGCCGCGGGGGTCACTGTGCTGCTCGCGGGTTCCGGAGTGGACGCCGCACGCTGCCTCGGCATCGGCCTGACCGGCTCGTTCGACGGCGCGGGCGATCTCGGGGCGCGCCTGTCCGTGGCCACCGGCCTTCCGGTGCTTGCCGAGAACGACGCGACGGCCGCGGCGTTCGGTGAGTACTGGGTGGCGCGGCTGGGGCCGGAGCGCTCCTTCGCGGCGCTGCATCTGGGCAGCCGGCTCGGCGCCGGCATCGTCGTGGGCGGCCGGGTGCTGCGGGGCGGTGAATTCGGCCATTTCTGCGTACGGGTGGACGGGCCCCCGTGTTCCTGCGGGTCGCGAGGGTGTCTCGAAGCGGTCGCCGGCCCCCGTACCGTCGTGGAGGCGGCGACATCGGACGCCGTGACCGCGGCAGAAGCCGGACTCGGCACCGGCTCGCGCGGCGTGGCCGCCGGGTTCGCCGCCGTGGCCCGCGCCGCCCGCGCCGGAGCGCCCGCCTGCCTCGCGCTGCTCGAGGAGTCGGCGGCCTTCGTCGCGGCGGCCGCGGAGTCCGTGGTGAACCTGCTCGACCTCGACCTGGTCGTGCTCACCGGGCCGGGATTCGCGGCGGCGTCGTTCGTCTACGGTCCGGCCATCCAGCGCCGGATCGCACCCGCCGACGCCGCGACCTGGCGCCGCTCGGTGACCGTGACCGTCTCGTCGGCGGCCTCCACGGCGTCCGCGACCGGGGCTGCCGCCATGGTGCTGCGTTCCTAG